The DNA segment GAAGCTATATGAAGGAATCAAAATGGGCAAATGAGGGGTACGTACCAACAACCGAGGAGCATATGTCAGTGGCATATGTGAGTGGCGGGTATGGAATGCTCATACCAACATGTTTTGTTGGCATGGGTGACATAGTCACCGATGAGTCCTTCAAATGGGCTCTCGCAACACCTCCTCTTATCAAAGCTTCATGTGTACTTTCTAGATACATGAATGATATCGTCTCTCAAAAGGTTCATCTAATTTCTGTATAGACTATGTAATTGTTAGGTTTTATGACTAGTTTCTAATGATGGTGAAAGTGCAGGAAGAGAAAGAAAGAACACATGTGGTATCTAGTGTTCAAACATACATGAAGCAATATGATGTCAGCGAGGAGTATGTTGGCAACGTAATTAACAGCAAAATTGAAGACTTGTGGAAAGATTTAACCCAAGAGTCACTCATGTGTAAAAATGTTCCAACGCCTCTAATAGACCGTGTCATCACCTTGACTCAGGTGTTGAATGTCATGTATAACGGCAAAGATAATTTCACGCAGCTTGGAGAAGAGCTTATAGGCCATATCAAATCCCTTCTTATACACGCCATATAGTGTATGATATACACGTACACCTAAGCTCTATTTATATCTAAATAATGAGTAACATCTCAAGTTATTTGGCGTTCAATATAAGACGGGGTTTGTATCAACTTTATAGTCTCTTTTATTGAAGTTATTTATCAGTTTGCACGCTTTAAAGCTTGTATTGTAATCTGTTACAATAAAATTTTGCGTTTATGCATCTTGAATGTGTTAGGTCTCAAGTGGCGTAGTGGAATAATAAATGACTCACAACAAACACGTAATAATAAACGAGAAAATATAAAGCAAATACACGAATACAAGAATTTTACGTGGTTCGGTTCTAGCGGGTAACCAACGTCCACGGGCTGCAACTAGGGATCTTTTATTAAGCTCTGACGACTATTACAATTACATAGACGAGATATATAGAGAGATTAGATTAGGGTTTATAACTTAATGAACAAGAAAACTAAATGGATCTTCATCCAAGTCTTCTAATCATCCAAGCCCAATAGCAGTTAATTTAGCCCAAGGACTTCACACATtaaatccaacaatctcccacttgtaTCCCCAATCAACCCAGTTGCAGCTCCTAAGAACAAACCAAACTTCAAACCTTGTATCCCCAATCAACCCAGTTGCAGTTGGCCCAATCATCGTCAGTAAACAGAAGGGCCCGTTGAAGCCCCAGATGGCTTCAACCCGGTCTCAAAAGACCCCGTATTCACATCCTCAATCCCAACTGATTCCCATAGTCTCGAACCATCATATACAGGGATTCGTAGAGGAACACTCCCCACTAACAGAGACTTCTCAGGAGAGATTTCATTCGGATTTCTGGTCTTCTGAAAGCAACGTCGATTTCAGACGGTGTCGGAACACTCACCATGCTCCCACTACTACAAAAATCCCGTACATGTTCAGACCTCCGAATACGCTCAAGCTGATTACCTGAAGTCCCAGAGTCCTTTTCTGCAAACTGGATCGTTTAACTATCGAATCGGCGAGCCTGACTTTGGCGTTCGTCTTAATTGGGGTGGTCACTTCCCTAGACGGAACATGCACCATATATAACGATCCCTTCTTGAAACCCCTAGCAATCATGAGATTTCCCTTAACGACCTTCCACTTTCCACCACCAAACTTAACGTCCAAGCCTTGTTCATCCAACTGCCCAACTGAGATCAACTTCGTTTGAAGCTTTGGAACAACCTTGACGTCACATAAAGTCCAAGTAGTGCTCGAAGTAGTAACCAGATCCAAATCCCCCATGCTAGTCACATCAAGAATTTCACCGTTTCCGAGCCTAACCTTGCCAAAATCACCTTCTTTAACATTCCGCATGCCATCATTGCTATGGGTAGCATGGAATAATGCACCGGAATCCATGACCCAGGATTCCACACTACTTTCAACTCAAAGTATCAAGGCCTCGTCTTTAGAGTCGCTTATTGCAGCAGTGTGTAATCCATTAGAATTCTTTGATCCTCCACTAGAATTCTTATTTGGACATTGACTCCTGtaatgccccttttcgttgcagtCCCAACAACGCACACTCGGACGAGCCCTAGAGGAGCTCCTGCCCCGACCCTTACTGCTCCCACTATTCCTGCTATTATCCCTTCCCCTGCCAACATGTAACATCTTAGAAGACGACCCTTTAGTATTCATGCGACAAACATCCTCACCAAATACCAAATCCCGCATCTTTTCAAATGCTAACCCTTCAGGCCCCACCGAGTTAGTGACAGTAGTCACCATCCCGAACGAACTATTAGGCAGTGAAGATAGCAAAATCACAGCTTTGGTCTCATTATCGAATTTCATTCCCACAGACAACAGCCTGGACAGAAGAGAATTCAAATTATTTATGTGCTCGGTCACTAAGCTTCCCTCTTCCATTCTCATCATTAACAACTCTCTCATCAAGAACACTTTGTTAGCTGCAGACGATTTTTCATACATGTTTGACAGGGCTAAAATCATACCACGCGCCGTGGTTTCAGACATGATGTTAAAAGCAACGCCCCTCCTTAGTGACAACGTGATAACCCCTCTAGCCTTCTTGTCCTTGGCATTCCACAAAACTTCTTCAACTTTATCCATTTTCTCTGGTTTTTCTTCAAGTACCATATCCAAGTCTTTTTGACCCAACAATGCTTCTATTTGCATTTTCCACCAACTAAAATCCGAACCGTCAAACTTTTCAATCACCAACTTTTTGTCTTCAGCCATAACGACAAACGAAAACAGACCAAAATTACCCAGTTGCAAGTTGATAATAACCGGTCAAAAAACTGAGAAACATACCCGAAACCGAACGACCCGAATAATAACCTGAAACTTGAACAACCAAAACCCGAACAAAAACTCGAATAAACTGTAATATAAAACCAAGAACGATTGAACTTGACTCTACTGATCACGGCTTAAAAACGATTGTAAACGACGACCTTGGCAACTATCGGTATTTGGTAACTCCGTTGGAAAACAACAGCCGACAACTCTCTCTTTATTTTCTTTTGGTTGGCGCAAACAGCGAAGAACAAATAAAAATCGTAATTTGCTCTTTATTTGCAAAATCAAGCAAATAAAACAAATTGCTATTTATCTCAATcaccaaaataaaataaaacaaatatacTCCTTTTCTTTTCTACCTTCACGTGGCACCTCTTTGAGTTTTCCTAATTTCtagtcaaaagaaaagaaaatactTACACGGAATCGTCGTGAGTGAAAACGGCAAATGGCTAAATGGAGACCGATCTTCATACGGGATAAACCAAACCGCGAAACGTTACGTGAATCCAACGAgccgaagctctgataccacttgttaggtctCAAATGGCGCAGCGGAATAAACGACTCACAACGAACACGCAATAATAAACGAGAAAATATAAAGCAAACACACGAACACGAGAATTTTACGTGGTTCGGTTCTAGTGGGTAACCTACGTCCACGGGCTGCAACTAGGGATCTTTTATTAACCTTTGACGACTATTAAAATTAAATAGACGGGATATATATAGAGATTAGATTAGGGTTTACAACTTAATGAACAAGAAAACTAAATGGGTCTCCATCCAAGTCTTCTAATCATCCAAGCCCAATAGCAGTTAATTTAGCCCAAGGACTTCACACATTAAAGCCAAAAGAATGTTTATATAAGTTTTTAAATTCTATAAATGTGATGCTTTAACTCGTTCCTGATAAACGTATTATATATGCAGACACACCCTACAATAATATAAAATAGCATAAAGAAAAGACATGTACACCTACTTAGTTACAAATCACTAATGCAATTGTTGGTCAGAACCCTTGCGAATACGAACGCAATGATAAACTATGAACAATCGAACGGGTGTGATTGTATATTGAATGTGAACGTATAAGAGATTCTCATGATTACAATTGAAACATACaaaccctatttatactaatgaACAGGTGTGATTATAGAGACGTGTCTCTTCACAAACGGTTGTAACCCTTGAACTTGTGGATGTGATTGATCTTGAAGAGGTGCGTCTCTTCTTCTCTACTTGTGCTCGTCGATCAGTAGATGTCCCAAGAGACATGTCGACCCAAATAAGAGGTGTAGGTTACAATCTTTCAacttgacacttttagcccttgtacTTCATAACTGCCCTAATCCTAATATAAACTATTTATAATCTAATTACTAAACAACCCTTGTACTTTAGGATGTGAGGGATTAGAACTTCATTCACCCCCTAATCACGAACATCCTTGAGTTGTTGTAGGTCTTGAACTTGCTTGACTTGTAGTAGCATTGATTCTTCTTCCAGCGCGAGATGAGCCTCTTCGTCCTTCTCTTTTTTCCTTATCTTTTCGTTTGCTATATTCGTATGTAAAATGACCGAATTCACCacatttataacacttgaactcgCTCTTGTCTCTATTTCCTCGATCCATATTTTATCCACGCCCTCTTCCCCCTCTAAACGAACATCCTCCACGTCCTCTACCATGATGCCAATTTCCGGAATGATTTTCTAAACTTGCCATTAACAGATTATTGTTCTCCGGTTCACTTTGGCTCTTGAGGAGTTCTTCAAATGCTGTAGTCCTACTCACTACTTCTTCAAACGTCATTTTATCTATTTCCGAATACTGCTCGATGGATGCCACAGTTGGTAGAAACTTCTTCGGAACATAGATAAGTAATTTCCTTACAATCTTCTTATCTTTAATGGTGGTACCGAGGCTTTTAAACTTGGATTTTATACCACCTAACTTGCTTGCGAAACTACTTATTGTTTCATTTAATTCACTTCTCAAAGTTTGCAGACGCGCTTTCTGAACCATATCGGCTCCAAGATATCGAACTTCGATTGCATCCCAAACTTCCTTTGCACTCTCATATTGCGTAACTTGCATTAGAGTATCTCCCGATAACGTTTGGAAGATCATTGCTTTCGTTGTATGCGCCTTTTTCTCATCTACCCCTTCCTTTGAAACAACCGTATCCCAAAGACTATACGCCTTTAAGATCGTTTCCATCAGGATTGCCCTTTGAGTGTAATTCGATTCAGTCAACTTTGGGCATTGAAGGGATATATTTCCTTGCTCGTGAATTGAGGTTGACGTGCTTTCTTTGTCGTCTCTTCCTGACATACTTCCTTTCTGATTTGTTTTCTTAGACTTTTTCTATCTTATCGTCCTTGCTTTACTTCAATCTTTCTTTTAGCTTTCACCACACAAGTTTTAACTTGTTCGTACCACACAGGTTTTTGACTGCCACACAGGTCTTGATTTGCCACACAGATCTTTCTTTCTTGCTTTGCCACACAAGTCTTGTCACCACGAAGGTTCTTGCACCACGAAGGATTTTCCACCACGAAGGTATTGCACCACAAAGGTTATGTACCACGAAGGCTTTTGTACCACACAAGATTTTCTCGGATTTCTAACATGCTATTCATTTTGAATTACATTTTTTTCTAAAACATATTTTATAGTCCTTTTGAAAAAACAAATTTGATTCGAGATTGAATTTCAAAAAGAATTCAAATGAACGAAATCTTTGATTACTATCAATCAATTAATCAAATTTCAATTCAATTTTGAAACGAAtacaaaacctaaaaaataaacTCGAGAGAACCTGGTTAGGATGTTCCAATCGGTTTCTTCTTCTTCCGAAATTTGAAAcatgtgctctgataccactgtttgTCAGAACCCTTACGAATACAACATAATGATAAACTACGAAAAATCGAACGAATAACTATATTGAATGTGAAAGTCTAAGAGATTCTGATGATTACAATTGAAACATTCaaaccctatttatactaaacgaACATGTGTGATTGTAGAGACGTGTCTCTTCACGAACGGTTGTGACCCTTGAACTTGTGGATGTGATTGATCTTGAAGAGGTGCCTCTATTCTTCTCTACTTGTGCCCATCGATTAATATATGTCCCAAGagaccatggttgtaaaacaaggtctccaaggccgagtactaTTTGAGTAAGCGCTACAAGGTAGCCTTCCAaggcgactttcttcaactccgcctaattattcggaatcgatcaaacgcggtcaacctttATCAgaatcggatctagtaggtcaactcgggccgagtttgacttaaaaaaataaaacataattcgtatgtctatcatattaaagaattaatatcattttcacgtattttgttataaatatttgaaaatttatgttatttgacatatttttaatttccgaaaactaatttctttataattcaACATATCCGAGTACTCctgagtactctccgcctaggccgagtactctcaactccctggTCGACCGCCTAGGGGGCGCCTACGTTACAATCTTTCAACCTGACACCTTTAGCCCTTGTACTTCATAACTACCCTAATCCTAATATAAACTATT comes from the Helianthus annuus cultivar XRQ/B chromosome 4, HanXRQr2.0-SUNRISE, whole genome shotgun sequence genome and includes:
- the LOC110882326 gene encoding uncharacterized protein LOC110882326; protein product: MSGRDDKESTSTSIHEQGNISLQCPKLTESNYTQRAILMETILKAYSLWDTVVSKEGVDEKKAHTTKAMIFQTLSGDTLMQVTQYESAKEVWDAIEVRYLGADMVQKARLQTLRSELNETISSFASKLGGIKSKFKSLGTTIKDKKIVRKLLIYVPKKFLPTVASIEQYSEIDKMTFEEVVSRTTAFEELLKSQSEPENNNLLMASLENHSGNWHHGRGRGGCSFRGGRGRG